The Vicia villosa cultivar HV-30 ecotype Madison, WI linkage group LG1, Vvil1.0, whole genome shotgun sequence genome includes a region encoding these proteins:
- the LOC131643901 gene encoding autophagy-related protein 18g-like isoform X1: MKKVKSKNNGLLPSSFRIISSCLKTVSTNACTVASTVRSAGASVANSITSPSDDHKDQVTWAGFDKLELDQKLCRRVLLLGYLNGFQVLDVEEASGFSEVVSKRDGPVSFLQMQPFPVGVSSDGKEGFRKSHPLLLVVAGDGEDGCVGQNGIGLGREGGKVESQSGNGVKSATAVRFYSLKSHSYVHVLRFRSVVCMIRCCSKIVAVGLAAQIYCFDALTLETKFSVLTYPVPQLSGQGTIGVNVGYGPMAVGPRWLAYPSNNPLPSNVGCISPQNLSPSPRVSPSTSPSNGSVVARYAMESSKHLAAGIFKYCQDLLPDGSSSSIPSISGWKAGRVTGSDVDNAGMVIVKDFVSRAIISQFKAHSSPISALCFDPSGTLLVTASVYGNTINIFRIMPSCARKGSGVPSCDWSATRVHLYRLHRGITPATIQDICFSHFSQWVAIVSSKGTCHLFILSPFGGDTGFQIINSKGEEPSLLPVLSLPWWSTSSIISHQQSLPPPAPVVLSVVSRIKYSSFGWLNTIHSSSANVAGKVFVPSGAIAVIFHNSMSHSQSLDKSKMKSLEQLLVYTPSGHIVQHELLPSVGPEPNESGSRTQSASAPHIQEDEFRVKVEPIQWWDVCRRSEWPEKGEPCSNTYDRQDGINRAQEMMYSGDGYGFNFFNINDGVGEKTVKPTTGKPHERSHWYISNAEVQVNFGRIPIWQSSKICFYSLNSGRTVFNAGGESEIEKISANEIEIRRKELLPVFDHFQGIRPSWNERSLSEGKYLGSASPVLHVAEDKQTADRSVICHSIPASLSSTESSDGGSSRRTENLIDLDQVSSCCQMLGEIYPERVEAINAEPSQQNKIVQENLSGNLKHADSPYDQCLNGSPLLQGKKINSDERDSVEGVGISDSSALFLKHDIDKNNFLEVSSEMQNACVEHSFPDGPCKTVVHDGSNVLTEEVTDDVDSSSSSHEREQPEDDEQPEDDEDDETLGGLFGFSD; the protein is encoded by the exons ATGAAAAAAGTAAAATCCAAAAACAACGGTTTATTACCCAGTTCCTTTAGAATCATCTCTTCCTGCCTTAAAACTGTTTCCACCAATGCCTGCACCGTCGCCTCCACCGTCCGCTCCGCCGGCGCCTCCGTCGCTAATTCTATTACCTCTCCTTCCGATGATCACAAGGATCAG GTTACTTGGGCTGGTTTTGATAAACTAGAGCTTGATCAGAAGCTTTGTAGACGTGTTCTTTTACTTGGTTATCTTAATGGATTTCAAGTACTTGATGTGGAGGAGGCTTCTGGATTTAGTGAGGTGGTTTCGAAGCGGGACGGACCGGTTTCGTTTTTACAGATGCAGCCTTTTCCTGTAGGTGTAAGCTCTGATGGCAAGGAGGGGTTTAGAAAATCGCATCCTTTGCTGCTGGTTGTTGCTGGTGATGGGGAGGATGGATGTGTTGGACAAAATGGTATTGGTTTGGGAAGAGAGGGTGGTAAGGTGGAGAGTCAATCTGGGAATGGTGTCAAATCTGCTACGGCTGTTAGGTTTTATTCGTTGAAGTCTCACTCTTATGTTCATGTTCTGAGGTTTCGTTCGGTTGTGTGTATGATCAGGTGTTGTTCGAAGATAGTAGCTGTTGGTCTTGCCGCACAA ATATACTGCTTTGATGCATTGACTCTTGAGACTAAGTTCAGTGTTCTCACCTATCCTGTTCCTCAGTTATCGGGACAAGGAACAATAGGAGTGAATGTGGGTTATGGTCCAATGGCTGTGGGTCCTAGGTGGCTAGCATATCCTTCCAACAATCCACTGCCCTCAAATGTTGGATGCATAAGCCCACAAAACTTGAGTCCTTCTCCAAGAGTTAGTCCGTCAACATCTCCAAGCAATGGTAGTGTGGTGGCTCGTTATGCAATGGAGTCCAGCAAACATTTGGCTGCTGGAATATTCAAATACTGTCAAGATTTGCTTCCTGATGGTTCTAGTTCTTCAATACCATCAATATCAGGATGGAAAGCTGGTAGGGTTACAGGAAGCGATGTGGATAATGCAGGAATG GTAATTGTTAAAGATTTTGTTTCTAGAGCTATCATCTCCCAATTTAAAGCTCACTCTAGTCCTATATCTGCTCTATGTTTTGACCCTAGTGGGACACTTCTGGTTACGGCATCTGTCTATGGAAATACTATCAATATCTTCCGGATAATGCCATCTTGTGCACGCAAGGGCTCAGGGGTTCCAAGCTGTGACTGGAGCGCTACTCGTGTGCATCTTTATAGACTTCATCGAGGAATTACACCAGCT ACGATCCAGGACATTTGTTTTAGTCATTTCAGCCAGTGGGTTGCAATTGTCTCTTCAAAAGGGACTTGccatctttttattttatcacCTTTTGGAGGCGACACTGGTTTCCAAATTATCAATTCTAAGGGAGAAGAACCCTCCTTACTTCCTGTTTTGTCTCTGCCTTGGTGGTCTACTTCATCTATCATTTCTCATCAGCAATCTTTGCCTCCCCCAGCACCTGTTGTCCTTTCTGTTGTTAGCCGAATAAAGTATAGCAGTTTTGGATGGCTTAATACCATTCACAGTTCTAGTGCAAATGTTGCAGGAAAAGTTTTTGTTCCATCTGGTGCTATTGCTGTGATATTTCATAATTCCATGTCTCATTCGCAGTCGCTTGATAAGTCAAAAATGAAATCCTTAGAGCAGCTGTTGGTATATACACCATCAGGTCATATAGTTCAACACGAGCTTCTTCCATCTGTTGGTCCAGAGCCAAATGAAAGTGGTTCGAGAACCCAGTCAGCTTCAGCCCCGCACATACAGGAGGATGAGTTTAGAGTGAAAGTTGAGCCTATTCAATGGTGGGACGTATGCAGAAGGTCGGAATGGCCAGAAAAAGGGGAACCATGCAGCAATACCTATGATAGACAAGATGGTATCAATAGAGCTCAAGAAATGATGTATTCTGGTGATGGCTAtggatttaatttttttaatataaatgacgGTGTTGGGGAAAAGACTGTTAAACCCACTACTGGTAAGCCCCATGAGAGATCTCATTGGTATATATCTAATGCTGAGGTGCAAGTAAATTTTGGAAGGATTCCAATATGGCAAAGTTCTAAG ATTTGCTTCTACTCACTGAATTCTGGAAGAACTGTTTTCAATGCTGGTGGTGAGTCTGAAATTGAAAAGATCTCCGCCAACGAAATTGAAATAAGACGGAAGGAGTTGTTGCCTGTCTTTGACCATTTTCAGGGCATCAGACCGAGCTGGAATGAGAG AAGCCTTTCAGAAGGAAAATATTTGGGCTCCGCATCTCCTGTTCTCCATGTGGCTGAAGACAAGCAAACTGCTGACAGGAGCGTTATTTGTCATTCAATACCAGCATCACTGAGCTCCACTGAAAGCTCTGATGGAG GTTCATCAAGAAGGACCGAAAATTTGATTGACCTGGATCAAGTTTCTTCTTGTTGCCAAATGCTTGGTGAGATCTACCCAGAAAGAGTGGAGGCAATCAATGCTGAGCCTTCTCAGCAAAACAAGATTGTGCAAGAAAATTTGTCTGGAAACTTGAAGCATGCGGATTCTCCATATGACCAATGTCTCAATGGCAGTCCATTACTTCAAGGTAAAAAGATAAACTCAGACGAAAGGGATAGCGTAGAAGGTGTTGGGATTAGCGACAGCTCAGCGTTGTTTCTGAAACATGATATAGATAAGAACAATTTTTTGGAAGTGTCCTCCGAAATGCAAAATGCATGTGTCGAGCATTCTTTCCCAGATGGCCCCTGCAAGACAGTTGTGCATGATGGAAGCAACGTGTTAACTGAAGAAGTAACTGATGATGTTGACAGCAGCAGCAGCAGCCATGAAAGAGAGCAACCAGAAGATGACGAGCAACCAGAAGATGACGAAGATGATGAAACACTTGGGGGCCTTTTTGGTTTTTCGGACtaa
- the LOC131643901 gene encoding autophagy-related protein 18g-like isoform X2: MKKVKSKNNGLLPSSFRIISSCLKTVSTNACTVASTVRSAGASVANSITSPSDDHKDQVTWAGFDKLELDQKLCRRVLLLGYLNGFQVLDVEEASGFSEVVSKRDGPVSFLQMQPFPVGVSSDGKEGFRKSHPLLLVVAGDGEDGCVGQNGIGLGREGGKVESQSGNGVKSATAVRFYSLKSHSYVHVLRFRSVVCMIRCCSKIVAVGLAAQIYCFDALTLETKFSVLTYPVPQLSGQGTIGVNVGYGPMAVGPRWLAYPSNNPLPSNVGCISPQNLSPSPRVSPSTSPSNGSVVARYAMESSKHLAAGIFKYCQDLLPDGSSSSIPSISGWKAGRVTGSDVDNAGMVIVKDFVSRAIISQFKAHSSPISALCFDPSGTLLVTASVYGNTINIFRIMPSCARKGSGVPSCDWSATRVHLYRLHRGITPATIQDICFSHFSQWVAIVSSKGTCHLFILSPFGGDTGFQIINSKGEEPSLLPVLSLPWWSTSSIISHQQSLPPPAPVVLSVVSRIKYSSFGWLNTIHSSSANVAGKVFVPSGAIAVIFHNSMSHSQSLDKSKMKSLEQLLVYTPSGHIVQHELLPSVGPEPNESGSRTQSASAPHIQEDEFRVKVEPIQWWDVCRRSEWPEKGEPCSNTYDRQDGINRAQEMMYSGDGYGFNFFNINDGVGEKTVKPTTGKPHERSHWYISNAEVQVNFGRIPIWQSSKICFYSLNSGRTVFNAGGESEIEKISANEIEIRRKELLPVFDHFQGIRPSWNESLSEGKYLGSASPVLHVAEDKQTADRSVICHSIPASLSSTESSDGGSSRRTENLIDLDQVSSCCQMLGEIYPERVEAINAEPSQQNKIVQENLSGNLKHADSPYDQCLNGSPLLQGKKINSDERDSVEGVGISDSSALFLKHDIDKNNFLEVSSEMQNACVEHSFPDGPCKTVVHDGSNVLTEEVTDDVDSSSSSHEREQPEDDEQPEDDEDDETLGGLFGFSD; this comes from the exons ATGAAAAAAGTAAAATCCAAAAACAACGGTTTATTACCCAGTTCCTTTAGAATCATCTCTTCCTGCCTTAAAACTGTTTCCACCAATGCCTGCACCGTCGCCTCCACCGTCCGCTCCGCCGGCGCCTCCGTCGCTAATTCTATTACCTCTCCTTCCGATGATCACAAGGATCAG GTTACTTGGGCTGGTTTTGATAAACTAGAGCTTGATCAGAAGCTTTGTAGACGTGTTCTTTTACTTGGTTATCTTAATGGATTTCAAGTACTTGATGTGGAGGAGGCTTCTGGATTTAGTGAGGTGGTTTCGAAGCGGGACGGACCGGTTTCGTTTTTACAGATGCAGCCTTTTCCTGTAGGTGTAAGCTCTGATGGCAAGGAGGGGTTTAGAAAATCGCATCCTTTGCTGCTGGTTGTTGCTGGTGATGGGGAGGATGGATGTGTTGGACAAAATGGTATTGGTTTGGGAAGAGAGGGTGGTAAGGTGGAGAGTCAATCTGGGAATGGTGTCAAATCTGCTACGGCTGTTAGGTTTTATTCGTTGAAGTCTCACTCTTATGTTCATGTTCTGAGGTTTCGTTCGGTTGTGTGTATGATCAGGTGTTGTTCGAAGATAGTAGCTGTTGGTCTTGCCGCACAA ATATACTGCTTTGATGCATTGACTCTTGAGACTAAGTTCAGTGTTCTCACCTATCCTGTTCCTCAGTTATCGGGACAAGGAACAATAGGAGTGAATGTGGGTTATGGTCCAATGGCTGTGGGTCCTAGGTGGCTAGCATATCCTTCCAACAATCCACTGCCCTCAAATGTTGGATGCATAAGCCCACAAAACTTGAGTCCTTCTCCAAGAGTTAGTCCGTCAACATCTCCAAGCAATGGTAGTGTGGTGGCTCGTTATGCAATGGAGTCCAGCAAACATTTGGCTGCTGGAATATTCAAATACTGTCAAGATTTGCTTCCTGATGGTTCTAGTTCTTCAATACCATCAATATCAGGATGGAAAGCTGGTAGGGTTACAGGAAGCGATGTGGATAATGCAGGAATG GTAATTGTTAAAGATTTTGTTTCTAGAGCTATCATCTCCCAATTTAAAGCTCACTCTAGTCCTATATCTGCTCTATGTTTTGACCCTAGTGGGACACTTCTGGTTACGGCATCTGTCTATGGAAATACTATCAATATCTTCCGGATAATGCCATCTTGTGCACGCAAGGGCTCAGGGGTTCCAAGCTGTGACTGGAGCGCTACTCGTGTGCATCTTTATAGACTTCATCGAGGAATTACACCAGCT ACGATCCAGGACATTTGTTTTAGTCATTTCAGCCAGTGGGTTGCAATTGTCTCTTCAAAAGGGACTTGccatctttttattttatcacCTTTTGGAGGCGACACTGGTTTCCAAATTATCAATTCTAAGGGAGAAGAACCCTCCTTACTTCCTGTTTTGTCTCTGCCTTGGTGGTCTACTTCATCTATCATTTCTCATCAGCAATCTTTGCCTCCCCCAGCACCTGTTGTCCTTTCTGTTGTTAGCCGAATAAAGTATAGCAGTTTTGGATGGCTTAATACCATTCACAGTTCTAGTGCAAATGTTGCAGGAAAAGTTTTTGTTCCATCTGGTGCTATTGCTGTGATATTTCATAATTCCATGTCTCATTCGCAGTCGCTTGATAAGTCAAAAATGAAATCCTTAGAGCAGCTGTTGGTATATACACCATCAGGTCATATAGTTCAACACGAGCTTCTTCCATCTGTTGGTCCAGAGCCAAATGAAAGTGGTTCGAGAACCCAGTCAGCTTCAGCCCCGCACATACAGGAGGATGAGTTTAGAGTGAAAGTTGAGCCTATTCAATGGTGGGACGTATGCAGAAGGTCGGAATGGCCAGAAAAAGGGGAACCATGCAGCAATACCTATGATAGACAAGATGGTATCAATAGAGCTCAAGAAATGATGTATTCTGGTGATGGCTAtggatttaatttttttaatataaatgacgGTGTTGGGGAAAAGACTGTTAAACCCACTACTGGTAAGCCCCATGAGAGATCTCATTGGTATATATCTAATGCTGAGGTGCAAGTAAATTTTGGAAGGATTCCAATATGGCAAAGTTCTAAG ATTTGCTTCTACTCACTGAATTCTGGAAGAACTGTTTTCAATGCTGGTGGTGAGTCTGAAATTGAAAAGATCTCCGCCAACGAAATTGAAATAAGACGGAAGGAGTTGTTGCCTGTCTTTGACCATTTTCAGGGCATCAGACCGAGCTGGAATGAGAG CCTTTCAGAAGGAAAATATTTGGGCTCCGCATCTCCTGTTCTCCATGTGGCTGAAGACAAGCAAACTGCTGACAGGAGCGTTATTTGTCATTCAATACCAGCATCACTGAGCTCCACTGAAAGCTCTGATGGAG GTTCATCAAGAAGGACCGAAAATTTGATTGACCTGGATCAAGTTTCTTCTTGTTGCCAAATGCTTGGTGAGATCTACCCAGAAAGAGTGGAGGCAATCAATGCTGAGCCTTCTCAGCAAAACAAGATTGTGCAAGAAAATTTGTCTGGAAACTTGAAGCATGCGGATTCTCCATATGACCAATGTCTCAATGGCAGTCCATTACTTCAAGGTAAAAAGATAAACTCAGACGAAAGGGATAGCGTAGAAGGTGTTGGGATTAGCGACAGCTCAGCGTTGTTTCTGAAACATGATATAGATAAGAACAATTTTTTGGAAGTGTCCTCCGAAATGCAAAATGCATGTGTCGAGCATTCTTTCCCAGATGGCCCCTGCAAGACAGTTGTGCATGATGGAAGCAACGTGTTAACTGAAGAAGTAACTGATGATGTTGACAGCAGCAGCAGCAGCCATGAAAGAGAGCAACCAGAAGATGACGAGCAACCAGAAGATGACGAAGATGATGAAACACTTGGGGGCCTTTTTGGTTTTTCGGACtaa